The genomic stretch caaaatcaactgttcatTACATTAAGAATGCACTGTTTAGctcaacaataacaaacaacatgGTAGTCCATGAAAGACCTTTGTaatggatgaccaaagaatgcCCAAAAGTTTTGAAGAAAAACCAGCTTTTCAACTGTTGAACATATCCAGACACTCTCCCGGAAGTAGGCGTAGATGTGTCAAAAATAGCCATGAAGGAAAGACCataccagcataacctcagacagggttcccactcgtcctggaaaactttgaaaacctggaaatttatcgactagttttccagtcatggaaaacacctggaaaatttacaaaatgtcctggaaatatttgtgaggcTAGGCTATAAGTCAAGCTATTTAACAGTACATTTAGAGCTAACATTGCaaatttttctgtatttttctccgcttttctcatttttattagctgctgagATTACACATTACACGGCAGCACAGAGTTTTGAATGGTTATGGTACTTTGGGCTACCATTGTCCATGTTTCATGTCTGTAAGTCTAAGTTATGGaaattgtccttgaaaagtcctgaaaaatgatttcctaaaatgagtgggaaccctgtcagagggttcactgcaagatgcagacCACTGTTAAGTCTCAAAAACACAACGGCCAGGTTGGAGCTTgcaaaaaagtacattaaaaaactagagttctggaacaaagtcagttggaccaatgaggtatcacccaatatataaatgtaaatacccttaaattaaagctgccagtctgcacttgaacctcatattcattattttatttcaaagccAGTGCACTGGCATACAGAGCCCAAAAATTGACGGGTTTATATTCAGAGGGATAAACCTGTCCATTTTTGGGGCATAAACAGATATCTTCTAAACGGTCACATTAACTGTGAgtgacggggagggggggggggacattaaaTGATCCAACAACGTGTCAGAGGGAAGTGGTTGAacagtgtgagggtgtgtgtgcatcaggCACGTCATACTTCTGCAAACCACCCACCGCGAATCTGACAAACATGGCTGGGAGAGAGTACCTCTAGATCTCCAGATCCATTTGGGTTTGAACCACTAATTTCTGACGGTCGAAATGAACAcctgaatatttttgtttaatgatttTCCTGATGAACCTgttagtaaaatgtttttgttacatAATTTAGTGTTTAAATCTGTCAAATGGTAGCATATTCATTTAGCATGTGAGGGCAGTCTGCCTGTTTTTAAGCGGTGATATGTGCTCCTCTGATGTGCTGACTACACATCTTGAGAAACCGCTTCCGCCAGCACCCACTCAGAAGTACGTCTGACGGAGGACACTGCTGCTTTGAGATGGGCCTACAAGTGTGATTAAGACGTctctaattaagaaaaacagcgctaatttaaataatgtgttGATACtatcccatctctctcttcctaaTTTCTTTCTACCAGAGCAGTGTTGTACCTAGTTAAACAGTATATACTGTCAACAGTAGATATTGAATGTTGATTTGACTCCATAGAGATTGTTCTATCTGATCAATATACTGTCTGCTACCTGTTATCAGTTTGGCTCACTTGAGCTTCTCTCATAAATGTGATTGTCACATACAAGTAACTGGCAAACTAAAGGATACCCCAACCATGGTATCCCAAAGTCCTCGATGGAGTTTCGACGAAACGGGCGGCTCATAACCTAGACTGAAATTAGTCGTTTGCTTCAGATTTTCTCGTCTCTTTTGCCTTTCTTCTCAGCCCAATGCTGTGACCTCGGGTTTGAGGGGGAAGCACTTTCTACCACGGTTGCCCCCGTGTTGATGATCTTTCCCTTACACATCCATCTCTgtcactgaagctcctgctGAACATTCCCCAAGAACCAACACTTCTTATGCCCCAAGAAACTACCCCTCTTATGCCCCAAGAACCCACCCCTCTTATCAAAGTCATTGAGATCCCTTCTAGCTATGGTAGCCAAAATAATGTGCAAATCGGCTTTGCCAACTGTGAGAATGCTGGTATGTTGTTTGTTTGATCGCACCATTGTGGAAGCAACTGCTTTCAACATAATTTGAATCCCTCTTTGATACGTGTTTCCTTGATTTTGGCAGTTTCATGAAACTACCAGgcacacttcctgttcctccggAAAGTGTGTCTCGTCTTATGAACGCATGGAAAAACTCTGTTCTCTGGAATGCCATGATACACCCTCTGCTCAGCATGACCATAAAGGGAGCCATATGGTATCAAGGTGAGATCGACACCCTGTGGGCGTGTTCTTGTAGAAACACCTGCAGAAACGCCCAATTTGTCACCAGTTGAATTCACgaggccttttttaaaaaatcaagaacTGAAAAACTGGTCATTACAatactcacacagcactcaAGTACTTATGATAGTtgcaaaagtaaaaaacaaacaaaaaaaagtcccaaAAGATGAAATCAAAATCTCACGTCATGCAGTTGCTAAAGAAAATCTAATTTGGGGTCCGAATTCAaggtatttttgtctttatcgCCAGTGGTGTCCAATGTGTGGTTTGGTTGGTTTGGTCTTCATTGACAATCAACAGATCTGGTCGGTTAGCCACGATCTCCCTTCTGCCGCAGGTGAGTCAAACACGGGGTACCACCTGTACAAGTACTCCTGCTCCTTCCCCACCATGATCGACGACTGGAGGGAGGCCTTCCACACGGGCTCCGGGGGCCAGACCGCCCTGGACTTCCCCTTTGGGTTCGTGCAGGTAAGCCCCACCCCCGTCCGCTTCCGTACATTACCGCGTTCGAGCTGGACTTGCTCGCTCAGTTCTGCTCTGATGTTTAGATGCAATAATGAACTCCTGGTGTCCTGTAGGCGTACCTCCCACCTGCCTGGGGGCAAAAGAGCGGTCGCTAGTTAAAGGGAACTTCCTTCCGTTGTCGGAAAAATTGATTGTGGTTTCCCTTTCCAGAGCTGAATTCAAGAAGGCGCACGTTCTATGCTATTAATTACTAACGCTGGGTGTTTTAATTAAGCGCAAAATGGTTTaggtgaaatgtttgcattcgCCAAAAGCCtcaagaaacaggaaatgaaattgatcagccctaatgctaacatcagcctgctctccatcagGGTGCTttagcacagagctctgactgCAGCCCTttatgtctactgtacttcaaacgTTTACACTCCACAGTCGGGAGATGAAGATTCGCACCTGTTGTCTCTCCAGCGCAGTTTGCACactaacacattttaaatgaagatgAAAGCGAGTACAGACCATgggcatgcatgcatacagcttgctatatttgtgTAATGGATAATGAAAGCATACGTacagcttgctagctagtcaTTGGACTTGTTGAGGTCATTAATTGCTAGCTAGTATGGCAAATAGTCATAACTATGTTAACAGGGTCAGTCACGATTTGCAAAGCAACTAGGTAGCTACAGTAACTAAGGTACGAAGTTGCTGTTGCTAACTTTACAGTATGATACCTAGctagcatgaaaaaaaaaaaaaatagaattagaTCGCTAGTTATCTGAAGAACTATTTATGATACTGTGAGGTGTCTCTGCTTCCCCTGGGCTAGATTTGCAGATATAGCTCCTTCAGCTGACATTTCCATTCTCTGGGCACAAGCTTTTCTGTTAACTGTTAGCTTACCTTGCCAAACATTAGCGGCGAACATAagctaatgtaaaaaaataatagagcATGTGTTCTCCTGTGTTTAATTGTGGTTGTGAACCCTGAGCCTTTCTCATCTAATGTGGAGCCCGTGGTACTGGTTGTCCCCAGATCTCCACAAGTGTTAAGAGCTCAAAGAGTTACGCGTTCCCGATTCTGCGCTGGCAACAGTCCGCGAGGTACGGCTACGCCCCGAATCCCCGCATGAAGAACACCTTCATGGCGGTCGCCCTGGACCTGCCCGACGAGAGGTCACCTTGGGGCAGGTAAGGGATGGGAGAAACGGGACGTCCGCTCGATCCGAATGGATCAAACGCAGGTTTCATGGTTGTCTCGTGTGCCCCATCCAACAGCAGTCTGAGATTCACCACCAGTCATCACCAGTCATTCACCACCATGTTCTCCATGTCACTAAAAGGGGCGTTTGAGTTTGACCCAGAGGTCGTCTGGGCACAGGGTCCTCACACAGTGGGTGTTGTGTTCCAGTATCCACCCACGCGACAAGCAGGACGTGGCCTACAGGCTGACGCTGGGGGCGCGGGCCGTGGCCTACGGCGAAAAGGGCGTGGCCTTCCAGGGCCCGTTTCCCGCCAAAGTGCTGCTGGATGGAGACAGCCTCAACGTCACCTACACTCAAGCGGTTTCCGTCACCAATTCCAGCTCTGTGTTTGAGGTGAGTCTCGCGCCGACGTTCAGAGTTCACGTGCGCCGTTCGCACCCATTGCTGTGAAAAAATAGCTGCGCACGACTGGTATGGTGCCAGTTGTTTTTGGTCGTGCCAAAATCCGCCCTGACAAAAGCGCCCGCGgtctcctctttccctcccagGTCTGCTGCACCCAAGAAAAGAAGCCCTGCAACTCCAGCTCCACGTGGCTGCCGGCCCCCACAGTGCAGTGGGGCCGCAGCTACGTCCAGCTGTCCGTCTCCGGCTGCAAGGACGTGGTGTCGGGCCTGCGCTACGCGTGGAGGGACTGGCCCTGCGACTTCAAAGCCTGCCCGGTCTACAGCGCCGACCGGGAGCTGCCGGCCCCGCCCTTCACCGGGAACCGCTGGATGCGTCCGGACGGGCAGGACGATTGGTGAGGCGGGTGCTCAGGATGTTCATAAACGAGACGAAATGAGCCAGACAATAACACGACTCTTCAGTGAACAACAGAGACGTATCAGTGGCCTTTTTATACTTTTCATGCTGAAGCAGATCATCAATGGGGAAAAACCAACTATGTCACTTTATCAGTGCAAAATTgcactttaaaataattatatggaTATTCTTGGCTTTCTTGGCTTAAGTTGTTATTACGAATTGTGTTAGGAATCATTTGTTTATGGGTGGGTTCCTGGTTCGCG from Anguilla anguilla isolate fAngAng1 chromosome 12, fAngAng1.pri, whole genome shotgun sequence encodes the following:
- the LOC118209758 gene encoding sialate O-acetylesterase-like — its product is MYTLLALFLFCVAVSLNSAAEFSFASYYGDHMVLQKAPERAVLWGYGANGSKVIVSLEGEQGSRAEQAVYVQNGVWRATLDPVKAGGPYNVTAVQQGAGKAQVTLTDVLFGDVWLCGGQSNMAYTLSQVINESAEAALASKYPQVRIFMAALETSREPLMDLPRVEVPWSVPTAELLAGPAFTHFSAVCWLFGRYLYKTLGYPVGLVSSCWGGTPVEAWSSTRALQKCGLEKQEKLDISFMKLPGTLPVPPESVSRLMNAWKNSVLWNAMIHPLLSMTIKGAIWYQGESNTGYHLYKYSCSFPTMIDDWREAFHTGSGGQTALDFPFGFVQISTSVKSSKSYAFPILRWQQSARYGYAPNPRMKNTFMAVALDLPDERSPWGSIHPRDKQDVAYRLTLGARAVAYGEKGVAFQGPFPAKVLLDGDSLNVTYTQAVSVTNSSSVFEVCCTQEKKPCNSSSTWLPAPTVQWGRSYVQLSVSGCKDVVSGLRYAWRDWPCDFKACPVYSADRELPAPPFTGNRWMRPDGQDDW